In a single window of the Salmo trutta chromosome 23, fSalTru1.1, whole genome shotgun sequence genome:
- the thap1 gene encoding THAP domain-containing protein 1 has translation MVQSCSAYGCKNRYHKDKNISFHKFPLARPDVCGKWVAAMRRNNFKPTRYSNICSQHFTKDCFKPECNNRVLKENAVPSLFCFSKLQIKAESLADPFPPEMDFPLTLPSLPLSDTEETQQEIQTETHHTVDPLPLVENLPNSMSISCDHNYTVEDTVQQKKRIEQLEEQLDKLRKKLKTVQQKCRRQERQLKRFKAIGEFQRVNRDPALGEGYVILPKQLYDVLKGIEPVEGP, from the exons ATGGTCCAATCGTGCTCAGCTTACGGATGCAAAAACAGATATCATAAAGACAAAAACATTTCATTTCACAA GTTCCCATTAGCGCGGCCAGACGTGTGTGGAAAATGGGTTGCAGCAATGAGGAGAAACAACTTCAAACCTACCAGATACAGTAATATCTGCTCTCAGCATTTCACTAAAGACTGTTTCAAACCAGAGTGTAACAACAGAGTCCTGAAGGAGAATGCTGTACCTTCACTTTTCTGTTTCAGTAAACTACAAATCAAG GCAGAGTCCTTGGCCGACCCGTTCCCTCCAGAGATGGACTTCCCCCtgaccctcccttccctcccactCTCTGACACAGAGGAGACCCAGcaagagatacagacagagactcATCACACTGTAGACCCTTTACCCCTGGTAGAGAACCTTCCCAACAGCATGTCCATCTCCTGCGATCACAACTACACTGTAGAGGACACGGTTCAGCAGAAGAAGAGGATTGAGCAACTGGAAGAACAACTGGACAAGCTGAGGAAGAAGTTAAAGACCGTACAGCAGAAGTGTCGGAGGCAGGAGAGACAATTGAAGAGGTTTAAGGCTATCGGAGAGTTCCAGAGGGTGAACAGGGACCCGGCGCTTGGAGAGGGATATGTGATTCTACCCAAACAGCTTTATGATGTGCTCAAAGGGATTGAGCCCGTAGAGGGCCCGTGA